The proteins below come from a single Sorghum bicolor cultivar BTx623 chromosome 4, Sorghum_bicolor_NCBIv3, whole genome shotgun sequence genomic window:
- the LOC110434478 gene encoding uncharacterized protein LOC110434478 isoform X3 — protein sequence MEQQQSQDIKEEVRRSIVRISFDWMPKSKDRRFMVIAGIILSIKDDGSAVIAANSTFFGMRKNFAVNFPNATGYEEGQKLVAVRKRKKSAVLAAFESAEGFYIFDAKPRENGYIKAVRFETQSVQVGDPVDSFVFPREGYITPTGYCRGSVTGVCSRVLFHDCPMHEYAYLGSPLFNLSGDLVGITYLDQRHWQAWTVWQLRDTFKHWKSTFVSQGNEEPAGAEAQVEEPAGG from the exons ATGGAGCAGCAG CAGTCCCAAGATATTAAGGAGGAGGTCCGTAGGTCAATTGTGCGTATATCTTTTGACTGGATGCCGAAGTCGAAGGACAGGCGGTTTATGGTTATTGCTGGCATTATTCTTTCAATCAAGGATGATGGGTCTGCTGTCATAGCAGCGAATTCCACATTTTTTGGGATGAGAAAAAATTTTGCAGTGAACTTCCCAAATGCTACAGGATATGAAGAAGGACAAAAACTTGTTGCTGTTCGTAAGCGCAAAAAATCTGCTGTTCTTGCTGCCTTTGAATCTGCTGAAGGTTTCTATATATTTGATGCTAAGCCAAGAGAAAATGGCTATATAAAAGCAGTCAGGTTTGAGACTCAGTCTGTTCAAGTTGGTGATCCTGTTGATTCATTTGTTTTTCCTAGAGAAGGGTATATTACACCAACCGGTTATTGCAGAGGTTCAGTAAC AGGTGTTTGTAGCAGAGTTCTATTTCATGATTGCCCTATGCATGAGTATGCTTACTTAGGATCACCATTGTTCAATTTGTCTGGTGATCTCGTGGGGATAACATATCTTGATCAGAGACACTGGCAAGCATGGACTGTTTGGCAGCTACGAGATACTTTTAAACACTGGAAAAG TACCTTTGTTTCCCAGGGAAATGAAGAACCTGCAGGGgcagaagctcaagtggaagaaccTGCAGGG ggCTGA
- the LOC110434478 gene encoding uncharacterized protein LOC110434478 isoform X1, with translation MEQQQSQDIKEEVRRSIVRISFDWMPKSKDRRFMVIAGIILSIKDDGSAVIAANSTFFGMRKNFAVNFPNATGYEEGQKLVAVRKRKKSAVLAAFESAEGFYIFDAKPRENGYIKAVRFETQSVQVGDPVDSFVFPREGYITPTGYCRGSVTGVCSRVLFHDCPMHEYAYLGSPLFNLSGDLVGITYLDQRHWQAWTVWQLRDTFKHWKSTFVSQGNEEPAGAEAQVEEPAGAEAQVEEPAEG, from the exons ATGGAGCAGCAG CAGTCCCAAGATATTAAGGAGGAGGTCCGTAGGTCAATTGTGCGTATATCTTTTGACTGGATGCCGAAGTCGAAGGACAGGCGGTTTATGGTTATTGCTGGCATTATTCTTTCAATCAAGGATGATGGGTCTGCTGTCATAGCAGCGAATTCCACATTTTTTGGGATGAGAAAAAATTTTGCAGTGAACTTCCCAAATGCTACAGGATATGAAGAAGGACAAAAACTTGTTGCTGTTCGTAAGCGCAAAAAATCTGCTGTTCTTGCTGCCTTTGAATCTGCTGAAGGTTTCTATATATTTGATGCTAAGCCAAGAGAAAATGGCTATATAAAAGCAGTCAGGTTTGAGACTCAGTCTGTTCAAGTTGGTGATCCTGTTGATTCATTTGTTTTTCCTAGAGAAGGGTATATTACACCAACCGGTTATTGCAGAGGTTCAGTAAC AGGTGTTTGTAGCAGAGTTCTATTTCATGATTGCCCTATGCATGAGTATGCTTACTTAGGATCACCATTGTTCAATTTGTCTGGTGATCTCGTGGGGATAACATATCTTGATCAGAGACACTGGCAAGCATGGACTGTTTGGCAGCTACGAGATACTTTTAAACACTGGAAAAG TACCTTTGTTTCCCAGGGAAATGAAGAACCTGCAGGGgcagaagctcaagtggaagaaccTGCAGGGgcagaagctcaagtggaagaaccTGCAGAG ggCTGA
- the LOC110434478 gene encoding uncharacterized protein LOC110434478 isoform X2, with protein sequence MEQQSQDIKEEVRRSIVRISFDWMPKSKDRRFMVIAGIILSIKDDGSAVIAANSTFFGMRKNFAVNFPNATGYEEGQKLVAVRKRKKSAVLAAFESAEGFYIFDAKPRENGYIKAVRFETQSVQVGDPVDSFVFPREGYITPTGYCRGSVTGVCSRVLFHDCPMHEYAYLGSPLFNLSGDLVGITYLDQRHWQAWTVWQLRDTFKHWKSTFVSQGNEEPAGAEAQVEEPAGAEAQVEEPAEG encoded by the exons ATGGAGCAGCAG TCCCAAGATATTAAGGAGGAGGTCCGTAGGTCAATTGTGCGTATATCTTTTGACTGGATGCCGAAGTCGAAGGACAGGCGGTTTATGGTTATTGCTGGCATTATTCTTTCAATCAAGGATGATGGGTCTGCTGTCATAGCAGCGAATTCCACATTTTTTGGGATGAGAAAAAATTTTGCAGTGAACTTCCCAAATGCTACAGGATATGAAGAAGGACAAAAACTTGTTGCTGTTCGTAAGCGCAAAAAATCTGCTGTTCTTGCTGCCTTTGAATCTGCTGAAGGTTTCTATATATTTGATGCTAAGCCAAGAGAAAATGGCTATATAAAAGCAGTCAGGTTTGAGACTCAGTCTGTTCAAGTTGGTGATCCTGTTGATTCATTTGTTTTTCCTAGAGAAGGGTATATTACACCAACCGGTTATTGCAGAGGTTCAGTAAC AGGTGTTTGTAGCAGAGTTCTATTTCATGATTGCCCTATGCATGAGTATGCTTACTTAGGATCACCATTGTTCAATTTGTCTGGTGATCTCGTGGGGATAACATATCTTGATCAGAGACACTGGCAAGCATGGACTGTTTGGCAGCTACGAGATACTTTTAAACACTGGAAAAG TACCTTTGTTTCCCAGGGAAATGAAGAACCTGCAGGGgcagaagctcaagtggaagaaccTGCAGGGgcagaagctcaagtggaagaaccTGCAGAG ggCTGA
- the LOC8066490 gene encoding cytochrome P450 89A2 produces the protein MEDSGACWPLLLLPLAASLLFLLYCRIHGGRKNSAPGSEGNNGRLPPGPPTLLFLAKFLSLRRSVFDLGPLLRELHARHGPVISLRLLFATHVFVADRRLAHRALVHGGATFADRPPVVEPEGLFSAGGRDINTSPYGPYWRLVRRNLATEALHRGRVGLFEPARRSACDALVTSLSASAAADETATLRPFLRRAMFQLLAHMCFGAQLGREVLDEIEELQHRMILSYTTFPIFAVFPAVTKRLFRKRWAAYVALARRMDEVFVPLIHATRGGGGDDPPCYADSLRTLRVAEEGDRPLTDAEMTSLCTEFLTGGTDTTVTVVEWIMAELVNHPDVQAKVHDEVKNAPDGDLQLQAMPMPYLKAVVLEGLRLHPPGHFVLPHGVRGDAEIGGYTVPKGAQVNFLVAEMGRDETVWTAAREFRPERFVDGGEGCDVDITGTKEIKMMPFGVGRRMCPGYALGMHHAEYFVARLVRDLEWLPPADGEVVDMAELMEFTTVMKHPLRARVVPRN, from the coding sequence ATGGAGGATTCCGGCGCCTGCTGGCCCCTACTGCTCCTACCACTTGCAGCCTCACTCCTCTTCTTGCTCTACTGCCGCATCCATGGCGGCCGCAAGAACTCAGCGCCCGGCAGTGAGGGCAACAACGGCCGGCTCCCTCCCGGCCCGCCGACGCTGCTCTTCCTGGCCAAGTTCCTGTCCCTCCGGCGCTCCGTCTTTGACCTGGGCCCGCTCCTCCGGGAGCTGCACGCGCGGCACGGCCCCGTCATCTCGCTCCGCCTCCTCTTCGCCACGCACGTCTTCGTCGCCGACCGCCGCCTGGCGCACCGCGCGCTCGTCCACGGAGGCGCCACCTTCGCCGACCGCCCGCCGGTCGTCGAGCCGGAGGGCCTGTTCAGCGCCGGCGGCCGCGACATCAACACCTCCCCGTATGGCCCGTACTGGCGCCTCGTCCGCCGCAACCTCGCCACGGAGGCGCTGCATCGTGGCCGCGTCGGCCTCTTCGAGCCGGCCAGGAGGTCGGCGTGCGACGCCCTCGTCACCAGCCTCagcgccagcgccgccgccgacgagacGGCCACGCTGAGGCCGTTCCTGCGGCGCGCCATGTTCCAGCTGCTGGCGCACATGTGCTTCGGCGCGCAGCTAGGCCGGGAGGTGCTCGACGAGATCGAGGAGCTGCAGCACCGCATGATCCTGTCCTACACCACCTTTCCTATCTTCGCCGTCTTCCCGGCGGTCACCAAGAGGCTGTTCCGCAAGCGGTGGGCGGCGTACGTCGCTCTGGCGCGGAGGATGGACGAGGTGTTCGTTCCGCTGATCCACGCCacgcgtggcggcggcggcgacgacccgCCATGCTACGCGGACTCGCTCCGCACGCTGCGCGTGGCCGAGGAGGGCGACCGGCCGCTCACGGACGCCGAGATGACGAGCCTGTGCACCGAGTTCCTGACCGGCGGCACGGACACGACGGTGACGGTGGTGGAGTGGATCATGGCGGAGCTGGTGAACCACCCCGACGTCCAGGCCAAGGTGCACGACGAGGTGAAGAACGCACCGGACGGCGACCTCCAGCTCCAGGCGATGCCGATGCCGTACCTCAAGGCCGTCGTGCTGGAGGGCCTGCGGCTGCACCCGCCGGGCCACTTCGTCCTGCCGCACGGCGTGCGAGGCGACGCGGAGATCGGCGGCTACACTGTGCCTAAAGGCGCGCAGGTGAACTTCCTGGTGGCGGAGATGGGCCGCGACGAGACGGTGTGGACGGCGGCGCGCGAGTTCCGGCCGGAGAGGTTCGTGGACGGCGGCGAGGGGTGCGACGTCGACATCACGGGGACCAAGGAGATCAAGATGATGCCTTTCGGCGTCGGGCGGCGCATGTGCCCCGGGTACGCGCTGGGCATGCACCACGCCGAGTACTTCGTGGCGAGGTTGGTGCGGGACCTGGAGTGGCTGCCGCCGGCGGATGGCGAGGTCGTCGACATGGCGGAGCTGATGGAGTTCACCACCGTCATGAAACACCCGCTCCGAGCTCGCGTCGTGCCAAGGAACTGA
- the LOC8085179 gene encoding ferrochelatase-1, chloroplastic isoform X1, translating to MSSSALLPATGTPHTGSCGKTASTSFTGSTKHELSLHGNVKPLQLAANGSSRLAYRSLVLKNQWNLSASSSSANAVTTFDDDEVVPSSVSDEKIGVLLLNLGGPETLDDVQPFLFNLFADPDIIRLPRLFRFLQRPLAKLISTFRAPKSKEGYASIGGGSPLRKITDEQANALKIALEKKNLNANIYVGMRYWYPFTEEAIDQIKKDKITKLVVLPLYPQYSISTSGSSIRVLQDIVKEDSYFSGLPISIIESWYQRDGYVKSMADLIEKELSAFSNPEEVMIFFSAHGVPLTYVEDAGDPYRDQMEDCIALIMGELRSRGILNSYTLAYQSRVGPVQWLKPYTDEVLVELGQKGVKSLLAVPVSFVSEHIETLEEIDMEYKELALESGIKNWGRVPALGCTSTFISDLADAVVEALPSASALATRKPGDTDSSMDLMHYLTKMFFGSILAFVLLLSPRLVSAFRNTML from the exons ATGTCTTCGTCGGCGCTTTTGCCGGCGACGGGAACTCCCCACACTGG GTCATGTGGCAAAACAGCCTCTACAAGTTTTACTGGTTCTACCAAACATGAGCTGAGCTTGCATGGGAATGTTAAGCCGTTGCAATTAGCAGCAAATGGATCCTCTCGTTTGGCTTACAGAAGCCTAGTACTTAAAAATCAGTGGAATCTTTCTGCTAGCTCTTCCTCTGCAAATGCAGTTACCACCTTTGATGATGATGAAGTTGTACCTTCCAGTGTTAGTGATGAAAAAATTGGAGTACTGTTATTAAATCTTGGTGGTCCAGAGACCCTCGACGATGTTCAACCATTTTTGTTCAACCTATTTGCTGATCCA GATATCATTCGACTCCCTAGACTCTTCAGGTTTCTTCAAAGACCACTGGCTAAACTTATTTCTACTTTTAGAGCTCCTAAGAGTAAAGAAGGGTATGCTTCAATCGGTGGTGGGTCTCCGTTAAGGAAAATTACTGATGAACAG gcaAATGCTTTGAAGATTGCTCTGGAAAAGAAAAACTTGAACGCAAATATATATGTTGGGATGCGGTATTGGTACCCTTTCACAGAAGAAGCCATTGATCAA ATTAAGAAGGATAAGATTACCAAGCTCGTTGTTCTTCCACTTTACCCTCAGTACTCCATATCAACGAGTGGGTCAAGCATTCGTGTTCTCCAAGACATTGTCAA GGAAGATTCATATTTTTCTGGTTTGCCAATTTCCATTATTGAATCATGGTACCAACGAGATGGCTATGTGAAATCAATGGCTGACCTAATTGAAAAAGAACTATCTGCCTTTTCCAATCCTGAAGAG GTTATGATATTCTTCAGTGCACATGGTGTGCCACTTACCTATGTTGAGGATGCTGGAGATCCTTACAGAGATCAGATGGAGGATTGTATTGCTTTGATCATGGGGGAGTTGAGATCAAGAGGAATCTTAAATAGTTACACTTTGGCATACCAG AGTCGGGTGGGGCCAGTTCAATGGCTGAAGCCATATACTGATGAAGTTTTAGTAGAACTTGGTCAAAAGGGTGTGAAGAGCCTCCTGGCTGTTCCAGTAAG CTTTGTGAGCGAGCACATTGAGACATTGGAAGAAATCGACATGGAGTACAAGGAGTTGGCTCTAGAATCAGGCATTAAGAACTGGGGTCGGGTTCCTGCTCTTGGATGTACTTCAACATTCATCTCCGACCTTGCAGATGCTGTAGTCGAAGCCCtgccctctgcttcagcactaGCAACCAGAAAGCCTGGAGACACTGATTCCAGCATGGACCTGATGCATTACCTGACCAAGATGTTCTTTGGCTCGATCTTGGCATTTGTCCTGCTGTTATCACCAAGACTAGTTTCAGCTTTCCGGAACACCATGCTTTAG
- the LOC8085179 gene encoding ferrochelatase-1, chloroplastic isoform X2, producing MLFRSCGKTASTSFTGSTKHELSLHGNVKPLQLAANGSSRLAYRSLVLKNQWNLSASSSSANAVTTFDDDEVVPSSVSDEKIGVLLLNLGGPETLDDVQPFLFNLFADPDIIRLPRLFRFLQRPLAKLISTFRAPKSKEGYASIGGGSPLRKITDEQANALKIALEKKNLNANIYVGMRYWYPFTEEAIDQIKKDKITKLVVLPLYPQYSISTSGSSIRVLQDIVKEDSYFSGLPISIIESWYQRDGYVKSMADLIEKELSAFSNPEEVMIFFSAHGVPLTYVEDAGDPYRDQMEDCIALIMGELRSRGILNSYTLAYQSRVGPVQWLKPYTDEVLVELGQKGVKSLLAVPVSFVSEHIETLEEIDMEYKELALESGIKNWGRVPALGCTSTFISDLADAVVEALPSASALATRKPGDTDSSMDLMHYLTKMFFGSILAFVLLLSPRLVSAFRNTML from the exons ATGTTATTCAG GTCATGTGGCAAAACAGCCTCTACAAGTTTTACTGGTTCTACCAAACATGAGCTGAGCTTGCATGGGAATGTTAAGCCGTTGCAATTAGCAGCAAATGGATCCTCTCGTTTGGCTTACAGAAGCCTAGTACTTAAAAATCAGTGGAATCTTTCTGCTAGCTCTTCCTCTGCAAATGCAGTTACCACCTTTGATGATGATGAAGTTGTACCTTCCAGTGTTAGTGATGAAAAAATTGGAGTACTGTTATTAAATCTTGGTGGTCCAGAGACCCTCGACGATGTTCAACCATTTTTGTTCAACCTATTTGCTGATCCA GATATCATTCGACTCCCTAGACTCTTCAGGTTTCTTCAAAGACCACTGGCTAAACTTATTTCTACTTTTAGAGCTCCTAAGAGTAAAGAAGGGTATGCTTCAATCGGTGGTGGGTCTCCGTTAAGGAAAATTACTGATGAACAG gcaAATGCTTTGAAGATTGCTCTGGAAAAGAAAAACTTGAACGCAAATATATATGTTGGGATGCGGTATTGGTACCCTTTCACAGAAGAAGCCATTGATCAA ATTAAGAAGGATAAGATTACCAAGCTCGTTGTTCTTCCACTTTACCCTCAGTACTCCATATCAACGAGTGGGTCAAGCATTCGTGTTCTCCAAGACATTGTCAA GGAAGATTCATATTTTTCTGGTTTGCCAATTTCCATTATTGAATCATGGTACCAACGAGATGGCTATGTGAAATCAATGGCTGACCTAATTGAAAAAGAACTATCTGCCTTTTCCAATCCTGAAGAG GTTATGATATTCTTCAGTGCACATGGTGTGCCACTTACCTATGTTGAGGATGCTGGAGATCCTTACAGAGATCAGATGGAGGATTGTATTGCTTTGATCATGGGGGAGTTGAGATCAAGAGGAATCTTAAATAGTTACACTTTGGCATACCAG AGTCGGGTGGGGCCAGTTCAATGGCTGAAGCCATATACTGATGAAGTTTTAGTAGAACTTGGTCAAAAGGGTGTGAAGAGCCTCCTGGCTGTTCCAGTAAG CTTTGTGAGCGAGCACATTGAGACATTGGAAGAAATCGACATGGAGTACAAGGAGTTGGCTCTAGAATCAGGCATTAAGAACTGGGGTCGGGTTCCTGCTCTTGGATGTACTTCAACATTCATCTCCGACCTTGCAGATGCTGTAGTCGAAGCCCtgccctctgcttcagcactaGCAACCAGAAAGCCTGGAGACACTGATTCCAGCATGGACCTGATGCATTACCTGACCAAGATGTTCTTTGGCTCGATCTTGGCATTTGTCCTGCTGTTATCACCAAGACTAGTTTCAGCTTTCCGGAACACCATGCTTTAG